A portion of the Sabethes cyaneus chromosome 3, idSabCyanKW18_F2, whole genome shotgun sequence genome contains these proteins:
- the LOC128741011 gene encoding alpha-tocopherol transfer protein-like, which produces MSFDLDLSPPSAELLEVARQELRETPEVRAAAIVELRKLLEAATDLYFPSDDDFLLIFLRPTHFYPESAIKLMRNMAEFKKAHSDLLKDLLPEDLKNDIINNNVVSVLKERDQKGRRMMIVRMGDVWDPKSISEDKVFAILYTVQKLAVMEQSTQISGAVVIYDFEGLGMKQVKGMSPSAAKRLLTFIQEAAPLRMKAVHFVKEPMLFNMVWTLMKPFVKEKLKGRMYFHGDDMKKLHKHVDPGCLPANYGGTLPTLDYGSKDWYPTMEKHTDFIKKFNTAGFK; this is translated from the exons ATGTCGTTCGATCTTGATCTGAGTCCGCCAAGTGCGGAGCTGCTTGAGGTGGCCCGTCAGGAACTTCGCGAAACTCCCGAAGTGCGAGCCGCAGCCATAGTCGAGCTAAGAAAACTACTCGAAGCTGCCACGGATTTGTACTTCCCAAGTGATGACGATTTTCTGCTGATTTTCCTGCGGCCAACACATTTCTATCCAGAGAGTGCAATCAAACTG ATGCGCAACATGGCCGAATTCAAGAAGGCACATTCCGATCTGCTGAAAGATCTTCTTCCGGAGGATTTGAAGAACGACATCATCAACAACAACGTCGTGTCGGTGTTGAAGGAACGCGACCAGAAGGGACGCCGAATGATGATCGTCCGCATGGGTGACGTTTGGGATCCAAAATCGATCAGCGAGGATAAGGTTTTTGCCATCCTGTACACCGTACAAAAGCTGGCCGTTATGGAGCAGAGCACCCAGATCAGCGGAGCGGTTGTGATTTACGATTTCGAAGGTCTTGGCATGAAGCAGGTCAAAGGAATGTCGCCCAGCGCCGCTAAGCGGCTGCTTACCTTCATACAGGAGGCAGCTCCGCTGCGCATGAAAGCGGTCCACTTCGTTAAGGAACCGATGCTGTTCAACATGGTCTGGACGCTGATGAAACCGTTCGTCAAGGAAAAGCTGAAGGGACGG ATGTACTTCCACGGTGACGACATGAAGAAACTGCACAAACATGTTGACCCCGGCTGTCTGCCTGCCAACTACGGAGGAACACTTCCGACACTGGACTACGGTTCGAAGGATTGGTACCCGACGATGGAAAAGCACACCGACTTTATCAAGAAGTTCAACACAGCTGGATTCAAGTAG
- the LOC128744018 gene encoding retinaldehyde-binding protein 1-like yields MSALFDVDVSAPSAEVMEIARQELRETPEVRAAAIVELRNLLKAAADLNFPDDDDFLLLYLRPTHFYPESAIKLMRNVAQFQKNNADLLKNLMPSDLKNEITNFDLITVLTNRDQFGRRVVIVKQGEAWDPKAINEDKIFGILYTVHKLAALEPITQICGAVVIYDFEGLGMKQINGISVSGVKRLLTFIQESAPLRMKAVHFVKEPTLFSMVWALMKPLVKEKLKARMFFHGDDMKKLHKHIDPNYLPANYGGNMPALTYASKEWYPALEKHSDFIKKFNSAGFK; encoded by the exons ATGTCCGCTCTATTCGACGTTGATGTTAGCGCACCAAGTGCGGAGGTGATGGAAATCGCTCGGCAGGAACTTCGCGAGACGCCGGAAGTCAGGGCTGCTGCTATTGTCGAGCTGAGGAATCTGTTGAAAGCTGCAGCGGATCTCAACTTCCCCGATGATGATGACTTTTTGCTGCTGTATCTGCGTCCGACTCACTTCTATCCGGAGAGTGCCATCAAACTG ATGCGAAACGTAGCACAGTTCCAAAAGAACAATGCCGACCTGCTGAAGAACTTGATGCCATCTGATTTGAAGAATGAGATCACCAATTTTGATCTAATCACGGTGTTGACGAATCGTGATCAGTTCGGTCGTCGGGTGGTTATCGTCAAACAGGGAGAAGCTTGGGATCCAAAGGCCATCAACGAAGATAAAATCTTTGGTATTTTGTACACCGTCCACAAGTTGGCAGCTTTGGAACCCATCACACAGATCTGCGGAGCGGTGGTGATTTATGACTTTGAAGGACTCGGCATGAAACAAATCAACGGAATATCGGTCAGTGGGGTCAAACGGTTGTTGACTTTCATTCAGGAATCGGCTCCGCTGCGCATGAAGGCGGTTCATTTCGTTAAGGAACCGACGCTGTTCAGTATGGTTTGGGCCCTGATGAAACCACTGGTTAAGGAGAAGTTAAAGGCCCGG ATGTTCTTCCACGGTGACGATATGAAGAAACTTCACAAGCATATTGATCCCAACTACCTGCCGGCTAATTACGGAGGAAATATGCCTGCTTTAACTTATGCTTCGAAGGAATGGTACCCGGCTTTGGAAAAACACAGCGATTTCATCAAGAAGTTCAACTCGGCTGGGTTCAAATAA
- the LOC128741012 gene encoding retinaldehyde-binding protein 1-like, giving the protein MALKFDESKVPFIDLGNDLRISLDFTEYSDEQSLDKGRKELRESPEIVDNALKDLRQLLKSEEKLDIPINDDAFLIRFLRPRKYQADTAFEMIKGYYKMKAKKDFVLDNISAKAISVALEERVIKLYPNRDQHGRRIVYMEAGASWNCSKVPFPEVIRASHALLTLLSLEPRTQLNGIVFIVNFDRLSFSHLGQFTPKFMKNVLDYGQRYAPMRIKSINLINNAKLFNVLFKICKPFLGQKWGQRIHFHGSSSEALHKQIEPHCLPEKLGGALNVPEYDGRVLVEFLEQFQDKFDGNI; this is encoded by the exons ATGGCACTTAAGTTCGATGAAAGTAAAGTTCCCTTCATTGATTTGGGAAATGATCTTCGAATTTCGTTGGACTTTACTGAGTACAGTGACGAACAATCGCTTGATAAAGGCAGAAAAGAGCTGCGAGAATCTCCGGAAATTGTTGATAATGCTCTCAAAGATTTGAGACAGCTGCTGAAAA gtGAAGAAAAGCTTGATATTCCAATTAACGACGATGCCTTCCTAATTAGATTCCTACGACCTCGAAAGTATCAGGCCGATACTGCATTCGAAATG ATTAAAGGATATTACAAAATGAAGGCCAAAAAGGATTTCGTGTTGGATAACATCTCTGCGAAAGCCATTAGTGTGGCCCTCGAGGAACGTGTCATAAAACTTTATCCAAACCGCGACCAGCACGGACGAAGGATCGTCTACATGGAAGCAGGAG CAAGCTGGAACTGTTCCAAGGTCCCATTTCCGGAGGTAATTCGAGCATCACACGCCCTACTGACGCTGCTGTCGCTGGAACCGCGCACCCAGCTGAACGGAATCGTCTTCATCGTAAACTTCGACCGATTGAGCTTCTCCCATCTTGGCCAATTCACGCCAAAATTTATGAAGAACGTCCTCGACTACGGCCAGCGGTACGCTCCGATGCGCATCAAATCGATCAATCTCATCAACAATGCAAAACTGTTCAACGTACTGTTCAAGATTTGCAAGCCCTTCCTCGGCCAGAAGTGGGGTCAACGG ATTCACTTTCACGGTAGCAGCAGCGAGGCGCTGCATAAGCAAATCGAACCGCACTGCCTGCCCGAGAAGTTGGGCGGAGCTTTGAATGTGCCAGAATACGACGGTAGAGTACTGGTGGAATTTTTGGAACAATTTCAGGACAAATTTGATGGTAATATCTGA